The DNA sequence CGCGACGGCCAGCAGGTGGCCTGGCTGACCCGGGTGCTCGGGATTCTGGGACGCGACGCCCTCTTCCTGCCCGAGGAACTGGCCCGGCTGCGCGAGGACCAGGCTTTCCTCAACCGCGTGCGCACGGCCCTGCACCTGGCCGCCGGGCGCAAGACCGACCGGCTCTTCTTCGACCTCCAGCCGCCCACGGCGCGGCTCATGGGCTTCGCCCCCCGGACCGCCTCGCCCGGAGACACCGGCCTGGCCGTGGAATTTTTCCTGTCCCGGCTGCACCAGGCCATGACCCGGATCAAGGCCATGCGCGAGGCCCTGTTCCAGGAGGCCTTTCCGGCGCGCACCGGCCGCCCGCCCGAACTGTCCATCCGCAACCTGGACGCCGGGGTCGGGGGCATTCGTTTCAGGCGGCAATCCGAGGTCACCCCGGACAACGTGCTCGGCGCATTCCTGGAATCCGCGCGCACCGGCCTGCCCCTGACCTGGGGAGCGCGGCGCATCATCCGCCGCGACCCGGCCCGGTTCGCGGCGGGGCTGGCAGGCAAGCCCGAGACCCTATCCCTGCTGGTGGAGATATTCCTGGCCCCGCACTGCCGCACCGCCCTGGACGGGCTCTTGGAGACGCGGCTTCTGCCCGCTCTGTTCCCGCCCTTCGCCGAGGTCGAGCATCTCATCCAATTCAACGACTACCACGTGCACCCGGTGGGCAGGCATACCTTGGCCACCGTGGCCCTGCTTTCGGACTTCCTGCGCGGCGACGGAGAATGGACCGGCAAGTTGGCCGTCCACGTCGCCGATCCCGCCCGGTTGGTCCTGGCCGGATTCTTCCACGACTTGGGCAAGGGCGCGCCCGACCACTCCGAGGCCGGGGCCGTCCTGGCCCGCGAGATGCTGACCCGCTACGGCAGACGGGACGAGATCGTCGAGGACGTAGCCTTCCTGGTGAGGCACCACCTGCTCCTGCCCAAGACCGCCACCAGGCGCGACCTGTCGGACGAACGCACGGTCTCGGACGTGGCCGCCACGGTCGGGACCACGGCCCGCCTGGACATGCTCCACCTGCTTTCCGTGGCCGATTCCATGGCCACCGGACCGCGCGCCTGGAGCGGCTGGACCAGTTCCCTGCTCGGCGAACTGTATTTCAAGGTACGCAACCTGTTGCGCCACGGCCCTCTGGCCGAGCCGGCCGCGGCCCGCCGCCTGGCCGACGCCCGGCTGGCCGTGCTCTCCGCCGCCTCGGACCAGGACCCGGAGTACGTGGACGCGGCCCTGCGGGCCATGCCCCCGCGCGCCTTCCTGGCCCTGACCCCCGAGGCCATCGCCGGACACGTCCGGCTGGTGAAAAAACTCTGGGCGGCCGTGGCCGATGACCACATGCGCAAGCCGTCCTCCATCGGCGGTAAGGGGGTCAATCTCATCGAGGCCGCCCCGGGCAGAGCCGAGAACACCTTCAAGCTGACCATCGCCGCCGTGGACCAACCCCGCCTCTTCGCCACCATAGCCGGAGCCCTCTCCCTGCACGGCCTGAACATCCTGGCCGCCGACATCTTCACATGGAAGGACGGCACGGCCGTGGACGTCTTCACCGTGGCCGAACCGCCCGAGAACCTGTACCCCGAGGAAGTCTGGGCCCGAGTCAGCCGGTCCGTGCGCTACGCCATGGTCGGCAAACTCGATCTGGCGGCGCGACTCAGGGAGCGCGGCGAATCGCCCCTGAACCGCGGGCGGGGCCGTCCACGCCTGAAGCCCCTGGCGACCATCGACAACCGGGCGAGCGACTTCTACACCGTGGTGGAGGTGGCGGCCACGGACCGCACCGGTTTCCTGTTCGACATGGCCCGCACCCTGGCCGCCCACGGGCTGTCCATCCACCTGGCCATGATCACGACCATCAAGGGCCGGGCCGCCGACGTCTTCCACGTGCGCACGCAGGACGGTCAACGATTGCTGGACGAGGAACGCATGGCCGCCCTGCGCAGGGATCTCCTGCACGCAGCCACGCCCCGGTAAAAGCACTTTACTTTTCGAAGACGGGCCGTAAAGTGTGAACAAACCGCAGCCCGAGGACGCATCATGCCCATAGATCTGACCATCTTTTCCGACTTCGTCTGTCCGTTCTGTTTCGTCGGCTCGGGGATCATCGACCACCTGAGGCGCGATTTCGACCTCCGCGACACATGGCTCCCCCACGAACTGCACCCGGAGACCCCGCCCGAGGGACGCCCGGTGGACGAATTGTTCGACCGCTTCGACATCGACCAGGTGACCATGACCTGCAACCAGCGAGGCAAGCCCTACGGCATCCGATTCACCCGGATGACCACGCTGTCCAACTCCCGCCTGGCCCTGGAGGCGGCGGAATTCGCCCGGGACGCGGGCCGGTTCCACGAGTTTCACGAACGCATGTTCCGGGCCTGCTTCACCGAGGGCAGGAACATCGGCGACATGGAGGTCATCCTGGACGTAGCCGTCCGCTCGGGCCTGGACCCGGCCGGAGTCGGGGAGGCGCTCACGGACCATCGCTACGCCGCGCGGATCAAGGACGGTTCGGCCCGGGCGCGGGCGGCGGGCGTGACGGCCATCCCCTCCTTCTTCATCAAGGGGCAGCCGCCCATCACCGGGGCCGTGGACGAGGCCGTCCTGCGCCGGGCCCTGGAAACGGCTCTGCGAGCCGAGTGAACCACAATAAACCACAACAAACCGCAACGAGTTGAGAGATATGGCACAACAGGCTGAAATCGTGATTTTCTTCACCGGAGGGACCATCGGCATGTCCCCGGTGGAAGGCAAGGAAGGCGTGGCTCCCGGCGGCAACTTCGACGGGTTGCTCAACCAACTTTCGCCCCAGGAGGCGACCGTCACCCTACGGCCCGTGCTCTGGTCGGACAAGCCGAGCCCGCACATGACCCCGGCGGACATGTTTCGGCTGGCCCGCGACGTGGAGGCCGTCCTGCAGGAAGAGTCCGTGCTCGGGGCCGTGGTCCTGCACGGCACGGACACCCTGGTGGAAACCGCCTACATGTGCGACCTGGTCATCCACTCGGACAAGCCGGTCATCCTGACCGGGTCCATGCGCTACTATTCCGAGGCGGGCTACGACGGCATCCGCAACCTGGCCAACACCGTACGCGCCTGCCTGCTCCCCCTGCCTCCCGGCATCGGGGCGTGCATCCTGATGACGGACCGCATCTTCGCGGCCCGCGAGGCGGTCAAGGTCAACTCGCTCAACGTGGACGCCTTTGAATCCCGCGAGGCAGGCGTGGTCGGCTACGTGGCCGGGGAGTCCGTGCTCCTGGCCCGACGCCATTCCCTGGCCATGCCCCGGCGCAAGTTCAATCCGGCCGCCATCGAATCCAACGTGCCGCTCATCACCGCGTATACGGGAATTGACCGGAAACCTCTCGATCATGCAATAAGCGAGGGTGCAAAGGGGATTGTAATCGAAGGGTTCGGCGCGGGCAACGTGCCTCCGGCCATGGTCGAAGGCATCGAGGCGTGCCTGGACAGGGGCCTTCCCGTGGTCCTGACCACCCGCTGCATCGAGGGCGGGGTCTGGCCCATCTACGGCTATCCCGGCGGCGGGGCCGACCTGCACGCCAAGGGGGTCATCCTGTCCGGCAGGCTAGGCGGGCCCAAGGCACGCATCCGGCTCATGTGCGCCCTGGGGCTGACCAGCGACCCGGACGCGATCCGCGAGATATTCGAAGAGGCCTAGCCGGTTATCTGGAGCTTTCGGCGAAATGCCGGAACTCGGCCAAGGCGCGACTCTGGACCATGGCCCGGACCGCGTCCAACTGGTCGTGGTTCTCTATGACCAGGTTGACGATGTCCATGTCCAGAAATCCGTTGTCCGCCATGGAGCGGAGCACGGCCACGACACGCTCGCGGGGCATGCCCTTGCGGTAGGGCCGGTCCTCGGTGATGGCCGTGTGCACGTCCGCCACCTGCATGATCCGGGAGCCTAGGGACAAGTCCTTGTCGGTCAATCCCAGGGGATACCCCTTGCCGTTGAGCCGCTCATGGTGCTGGCAGGCCCAATCCGCCACTTCGCCCAGCCCGGGGATGGAATGCAGGACTTCGGCGCAGACCGTGGCGTGATCCTTGATCCGGACGTATTCGTCCTCGTCCAGGGCGCCCGGCTTGTCCAGCAGGACCGTGGGCACGGCCAGCTTGCCGATGTCGTGCAGGTTTGCGGCCAGCCGCATGGCTTTCTGTTCCTGCTCGCTCATGCCCGCCAACCGGGCCAGTTGGACCGCGGTTTCGGCCACGCCCGCCGTGTGGGTGGCCGTGTGGCGGCTTCGGAAGTCGATGATCCGGGTGAAGAAACCCGAAAAGTCGATGAGCTGGTCCGGGGTGATGCGCACGTCGAGTAAATCCTTGGAGAGCATCTCGCGCACGGGACGGTCCATGTCCTCGACCAGGGGCCAGAAGATGCCTCCCTCGGCCAGCTCCTTGAAGGCCTGGAGCAGCTCCGGGGCGTACAGGTCCGAGGTAAACCCGGCCACGGCCCGTTCCACCGCCTCGCGTTCGAGCCCCTTGGAGCCCGTCCGGCGCAGGATGTCCACTCGGTCGGCCAGGTTGACAATGTTGGACAGCAGCAGGGTTTCGCGGTCGCCCTCCTGTCGAACGACCCGCAAATCCCTCCAACTGGTGTGGTGATAGAGGACGATGCGCGAAGCGCGATCCAGGAAGGGGTGATCCTTGAGCAGCCGGTAGCCGACCACGGCATGCTCCTCCAGGTCCGCGTCGAAGCTCAGCCCGTCCAGGGCCAGGTCCATGGAAAAGGCCCCGATGTCGTGGAGTAACCCGGCCAGAAGCAGATCGACCAGGGAAGAGGCCCCGATGCCCACATGGCCGCCCAGAAGGGCCGACCCCAGCCCCACCCGCCGGTGGTGGCCTGTGACCGTAGGTGAAATATAGTCCAGAGCGGAGGATATGCCGCAGGCAAGGTCGATGAGAGAAACGTTTTCCATGTCGAATCACACTATCTTGTACGAATATTCAAAAAACTAAACCGCGCTCTTGAAGAATCGCCGCTTGCCCGGCCGCTGCCAATTATATTTCCATTCCGGGCACAGGGGCCACAACATATCCGCCACAGGTTGTCAACAACCGGTGACATAGCCGCCCCGGCGACCACCGGTCCCGAACCATGTCAAGTTGATTTTCCCTGCCGATCGAACGCTTTTCCCTGCCATTCGTTGCCCGAAGCCGGGTGCGCGAAAAACCCGTGGTACGCTGTCCGCACCGGGATGCCCGCAACCCTAGCCAAACGAGGAACACGCCAATGGCAACGAGTGTGATTGAAATCTGCAACAATGCCCTGTTGGACCTGGGAGAGGACGCGATCATGTCCCTGGGAGACAATTCCAAGGCCGCCGGGCTGTGCAA is a window from the Desulfovibrio sp. Huiquan2017 genome containing:
- a CDS encoding HD domain-containing phosphohydrolase, with translation MENVSLIDLACGISSALDYISPTVTGHHRRVGLGSALLGGHVGIGASSLVDLLLAGLLHDIGAFSMDLALDGLSFDADLEEHAVVGYRLLKDHPFLDRASRIVLYHHTSWRDLRVVRQEGDRETLLLSNIVNLADRVDILRRTGSKGLEREAVERAVAGFTSDLYAPELLQAFKELAEGGIFWPLVEDMDRPVREMLSKDLLDVRITPDQLIDFSGFFTRIIDFRSRHTATHTAGVAETAVQLARLAGMSEQEQKAMRLAANLHDIGKLAVPTVLLDKPGALDEDEYVRIKDHATVCAEVLHSIPGLGEVADWACQHHERLNGKGYPLGLTDKDLSLGSRIMQVADVHTAITEDRPYRKGMPRERVVAVLRSMADNGFLDMDIVNLVIENHDQLDAVRAMVQSRALAEFRHFAESSR
- a CDS encoding asparaginase — protein: MAQQAEIVIFFTGGTIGMSPVEGKEGVAPGGNFDGLLNQLSPQEATVTLRPVLWSDKPSPHMTPADMFRLARDVEAVLQEESVLGAVVLHGTDTLVETAYMCDLVIHSDKPVILTGSMRYYSEAGYDGIRNLANTVRACLLPLPPGIGACILMTDRIFAAREAVKVNSLNVDAFESREAGVVGYVAGESVLLARRHSLAMPRRKFNPAAIESNVPLITAYTGIDRKPLDHAISEGAKGIVIEGFGAGNVPPAMVEGIEACLDRGLPVVLTTRCIEGGVWPIYGYPGGGADLHAKGVILSGRLGGPKARIRLMCALGLTSDPDAIREIFEEA
- the glnD gene encoding [protein-PII] uridylyltransferase, translated to MQSDSHLPESARRLKQARAALWARAEAGAVGGFAWEYTHLVDQYFEDRIREAGPQRFAFVLTAVGGYGRGRLCPGSDVDVLLLFKRRIPSGADQFIKTLLYPLWDLGLDLGHGVRTVADCVSLARKDFQVLASLMDARPLAGEAKVFEAFRASFASRVLKKSGETFAASLRDHNAARAAQYGDASALLEPELKNGLGGLRDGQQVAWLTRVLGILGRDALFLPEELARLREDQAFLNRVRTALHLAAGRKTDRLFFDLQPPTARLMGFAPRTASPGDTGLAVEFFLSRLHQAMTRIKAMREALFQEAFPARTGRPPELSIRNLDAGVGGIRFRRQSEVTPDNVLGAFLESARTGLPLTWGARRIIRRDPARFAAGLAGKPETLSLLVEIFLAPHCRTALDGLLETRLLPALFPPFAEVEHLIQFNDYHVHPVGRHTLATVALLSDFLRGDGEWTGKLAVHVADPARLVLAGFFHDLGKGAPDHSEAGAVLAREMLTRYGRRDEIVEDVAFLVRHHLLLPKTATRRDLSDERTVSDVAATVGTTARLDMLHLLSVADSMATGPRAWSGWTSSLLGELYFKVRNLLRHGPLAEPAAARRLADARLAVLSAASDQDPEYVDAALRAMPPRAFLALTPEAIAGHVRLVKKLWAAVADDHMRKPSSIGGKGVNLIEAAPGRAENTFKLTIAAVDQPRLFATIAGALSLHGLNILAADIFTWKDGTAVDVFTVAEPPENLYPEEVWARVSRSVRYAMVGKLDLAARLRERGESPLNRGRGRPRLKPLATIDNRASDFYTVVEVAATDRTGFLFDMARTLAAHGLSIHLAMITTIKGRAADVFHVRTQDGQRLLDEERMAALRRDLLHAATPR
- a CDS encoding DsbA family oxidoreductase gives rise to the protein MPIDLTIFSDFVCPFCFVGSGIIDHLRRDFDLRDTWLPHELHPETPPEGRPVDELFDRFDIDQVTMTCNQRGKPYGIRFTRMTTLSNSRLALEAAEFARDAGRFHEFHERMFRACFTEGRNIGDMEVILDVAVRSGLDPAGVGEALTDHRYAARIKDGSARARAAGVTAIPSFFIKGQPPITGAVDEAVLRRALETALRAE